TCAGATAGTGCAGGAGTGTTGCCATTATAAATATCTTCCATTGAACAAAGAATTGGGCCATCCACTGTTTTGCCATCAAAGTATTCTGCTGCTGTCATCGCAGGCTCGCCCGCTGGAGCATCGGGGTAAATATCTTCTTGAAACATCTCAGATCTTCTTGGGACAATGAATGATAGCGGTTCAATGGTGTTTGAATTGAGTAATTTGTATCCCTTGActatttcattttcctttacGTTGACAAACCTTTTAGGTGATACGGTGAACCCTCTCTGAGCTTCAGTAGAAGGGTATTCGCCTAGCAAGTGTAAATCATCATCGGCAAATTCGAAAAATCTAACGTTACCATCACCCTTACCAGCTACAAATAACAGATTGGTTGATGGATCAAAGAATGGCATTAAGGTTCCGGAAGATGAATCAATTGAGATGAATCCACCAATACAACCCTTAGTTAAATCGTCAGAATCCCATAGTCCAAGTTGTCTCTCAGAGAACCTATCAAACCCAGTAGTTGCTAATCTGTTTGTGTTACCTAGCCAAACAACCCTCGATGCCTTTGCTCCAAGATGAGAAGGACCTTCACTTAATAATTCGCCAGTCCTGACGTCCCAAACTCTAACTTTTTTATCTCTTGAAACCGTGGCAATTTTAGTACCATTGTAATTGAAAGTAAAGGAAGTGATTAGATCTTTGTGTTTGAGTGTTATTTTACATTCTTTTTCCCCAAGATCCCAGACTTTAACTGTATAATcaaaagatgatgaagcTAGAACATCTTTAGCGACCGGATTGAACTGCAAATGGCCCACTTTCCTAGAATGACCTGTTAACGAACCAATCGGATGGACATCGACAATATTTTCTGGATCCACATTATAGTAAGAGTAATCCTCTGGGATTTCCCAAACTAGGATCTTCCCATCTTCACCAGAAGATACAATTCTTCTTTCATTGAAAGGATCAAATGCAGTGTCTAATACAGAGCCTCCGGTGTGGCCCCTAAACATAGGCGCCTTATCTGGAGCTTTACCTACTTCATCCACTGGAATCACACAGAAAGAACCAATACCGTTTGCATTCAAGGCAATGTATCTTCCATTTGACTGAATAATGTTACTATCAAAGGCACTAATTGTTGGCTTCAGATTCTCGTAACAGGCCTCCTTCTTAGCAGATTGACCATAGACATGTCTGAACTTGGATGCTCTCACAAACTTCCCACTCATCTTGATATCCTTGGAGAGCGTCTACTGTTCAAAGAAGTTACAATTAGAGTCCATCTATAGAGGTTGTTTACTCATTCCAACTAACAGactat
The Pichia kudriavzevii chromosome 2, complete sequence DNA segment above includes these coding regions:
- a CDS encoding uncharacterized protein (PKUD0B11380; similar to Saccharomyces cerevisiae YLR429W (CRN1); ancestral locus Anc_4.309) produces the protein MSGKFVRASKFRHVYGQSAKKEACYENLKPTISAFDSNIIQSNGRYIALNANGIGSFCVIPVDEVGKAPDKAPMFRGHTGGSVLDTAFDPFNERRIVSSGEDGKILVWEIPEDYSYYNVDPENIVDVHPIGSLTGHSRKVGHLQFNPVAKDVLASSSFDYTVKVWDLGEKECKITLKHKDLITSFTFNYNGTKIATVSRDKKVRVWDVRTGELLSEGPSHLGAKASRVVWLGNTNRLATTGFDRFSERQLGLWDSDDLTKGCIGGFISIDSSSGTLMPFFDPSTNLLFVAGKGDGNVRFFEFADDDLHLLGEYPSTEAQRGFTVSPKRFVNVKENEIVKGYKLLNSNTIEPLSFIVPRRSEMFQEDIYPDAPAGEPAMTAAEYFDGKTVDGPILCSMEDIYNGNTPALSESKPEQKITKETKQLEKSPQVSSTPVIKEPSTPQQSGEKEEPRLVFTKSQEQGVESMLSEKKVDSLLDKVNDLSDIEQEIDTNVNEDEWDSKPEQNTPKQANSVVTQETPKESPKESPVSASASETPKEVLVTSSTPETPKTVNNDIPGETPDHAVKASPQTTSAPKGAAAGGLKASLDKLHALIQSLESNIEQLTTANQAKDERLAALEKKIDQLLQK